The following are from one region of the Amycolatopsis sp. QT-25 genome:
- a CDS encoding winged helix-turn-helix domain-containing protein, giving the protein MATTGCPKYLQLADDLRGRIAAGTYPVGSPLPSTSRLMSEHDVSVTVVRDALKELKRDGVVAGQPGKAVYVEQVPDAPAPTPDYAGVMRQIEDLRGAVESVAERLAAVEDAVRADRSRSTGS; this is encoded by the coding sequence TTGGCGACAACCGGATGTCCGAAGTACCTGCAACTCGCTGATGACCTGCGAGGCAGGATCGCCGCGGGCACCTATCCGGTCGGCTCGCCGCTGCCGTCGACCTCACGGTTGATGTCTGAGCACGATGTGTCGGTGACGGTGGTCCGTGACGCGCTCAAGGAGTTGAAGCGCGATGGAGTGGTCGCTGGGCAGCCGGGTAAGGCTGTGTACGTAGAGCAGGTGCCGGATGCGCCCGCGCCTACCCCCGACTACGCGGGCGTCATGCGGCAGATCGAGGATCTGCGCGGCGCCGTCGAGTCGGTGGCCGAGCGCCTGGCCGCGGTGGAGGATGCGGTCCGCGCGGATCGATCTCGTTCGACAGGGTCGTGA
- a CDS encoding leucine-rich repeat domain-containing protein, whose protein sequence is MRPGVVEAGRRVAKALEDGQTALDLSNLGLDSVPPGLAELKSMTTLDLNGNRLAALPSWLGNLPSLTELDLDDNRFEVVPLELAELGQLKSLAMSGNRITEVPVWLADLAGLTSLSLGKNRLTSLPAQLAELDGLTELDLGNNRLRDLPEWLGSYPRLRELYLDKLLLTSVPGWLANLTTLTRLDLDYNQLSTLPDWLGRFSLQHLDLEGNKFSVLPSWLTELGDLTVLYLANNQFSTLPPWLGCLSGLVTLGLNGNQLTTLPPSMAELTELSELLLDRNKLAPLPNWLGELTNLKKLAIGSNGLTTLPDSLVELTRLTTLWLSNNELTALPGWLGSLTELTWLDLDRNQLTNVDALGSLTKLTRLDLNRNQLKFQPDSLTSLTKLSRVHLANNQLAEVPEWLSRLPELTELGVDGNGLTALPSWLGSRAELTRLGLGRNKLAKLPEWLGTLTNLTRLDLDGNEIAALPDCLGLLTKLSHLRLSENLLASLPDWLGTLTELTSLNLDRNQLTELPDSLAGLTGLTSLQLSDNKFTVLPEWLGEFTGIATLHLDGCELDTVPEWLANLSGIETLALDNNLLTTVPIWLGNLTKLSYLWLGANHIDSLPDSFCNLTNLSYFAVHKNRLTSLPERTGDLVGLTHLLAYGNQISTLPDSLNRLSELVKIDLDGNQLTVLPETLGELPSLTQLLISDNKIAVLPSCLTNLAKLETLAVDGNPLVSPPPEIAASGSAPVISFLRAREEGSSAQWVSKLLVVGEGGVGKTSLVKALAGEPYDPDELSTHGLRIEHLDLDHPSQPVQMRLSAWDFGGQEIYHATHQFFLTNRSLFLLLWNSRLGWEQGKIRYWLDIISARAPESPILLVATHVHDRPVDLPLDELRDEYPMIVDSVSVDNATRHALDDLRTRLACQAAQLPLMGSEWPTTWLAGAEALRQATEKHVTPARMWRMLAEAGVSDKSHQQYIANALHQLGDILYYADDPELAQTVVLRPEWVNEYISKVLDSHEVALAQGLLTRDHLDELWSDLDDRGLRDHFLGMMDKYDLSYQIEGGTTGDVSLVVERLPWDPGSFLDKWDEIRGDQEIRVLYRLNTMPPGIPTWFIARTHRFSTQTQWRTGAVLKHTDGRHRALIRANRHRSTVELAVRGPSPAAFFSILDDGLNRTLERFPGLDITRQVPCPCQNASGEPCAELYDYRDLHRRLERTPPRHEIECRKSGEYVDVPSLLLGLAPSDRDATRIGLQRIAKTLEQMDGKLAEQTEYAQRMFLKLQRLAQLQQETRCPSVFAIVPAGRRRLGNGQYELRLYCEEPGSWHRLPEEDGCYAISQPAEWLRRFGPYLQHLLKVLKHAAPLAGPVLGMSVGVLDQHLKSDCDLMKELVAQTPSQLRHDDELDGIDPSGLPAARATNDADFRALEVMLTGLDAERVWGGLSRTATPEGLTLYLCADHVTAYRRV, encoded by the coding sequence ATGCGTCCTGGGGTCGTCGAAGCGGGCAGGCGGGTCGCGAAAGCGCTCGAAGATGGTCAGACGGCACTGGATTTGAGCAACCTCGGACTCGACTCGGTGCCGCCAGGGCTGGCTGAGCTGAAGTCAATGACCACGCTGGACCTCAACGGCAACCGGCTCGCCGCCCTGCCGAGCTGGCTCGGGAACTTGCCCAGCCTCACCGAACTCGATCTCGACGACAACCGCTTTGAAGTCGTACCCCTTGAACTCGCCGAACTCGGGCAACTTAAGTCGCTGGCCATGTCCGGCAACCGAATCACCGAGGTGCCAGTCTGGTTGGCCGATCTCGCCGGCCTCACCTCGCTCAGCCTGGGCAAGAACAGACTGACCTCGTTGCCCGCGCAACTGGCCGAGCTAGATGGCCTCACCGAACTCGACCTCGGCAACAACCGGCTGCGAGATTTGCCGGAATGGCTGGGCAGCTACCCCAGACTTCGAGAGCTATACCTTGACAAACTTCTACTCACCTCAGTGCCCGGCTGGCTGGCCAACCTCACGACGCTGACCCGGCTCGATCTCGACTACAACCAGCTCTCGACCCTGCCTGACTGGCTTGGCCGCTTCAGCCTCCAACACCTCGATCTCGAGGGTAACAAATTTAGTGTGCTACCGAGCTGGCTGACCGAGCTGGGCGACCTCACCGTTCTCTACCTGGCAAACAACCAGTTCAGCACGCTCCCACCTTGGCTGGGCTGCCTAAGCGGCCTCGTCACGCTTGGCCTGAACGGCAACCAGCTGACCACTTTGCCGCCCTCGATGGCTGAGCTGACCGAGTTGAGTGAGCTTTTGCTCGACAGAAACAAGCTTGCGCCGCTGCCGAACTGGTTAGGCGAGCTGACAAACCTGAAGAAACTGGCCATCGGCAGTAATGGCCTTACGACATTGCCGGACAGTCTGGTTGAGCTTACCAGGCTGACCACTTTGTGGCTCAGTAACAACGAGCTGACCGCACTGCCAGGTTGGCTGGGCTCACTAACCGAACTCACCTGGCTGGATCTCGACCGCAACCAGCTCACCAACGTCGACGCACTGGGGAGTTTGACCAAGCTCACCCGGCTAGACCTCAACCGCAACCAGCTGAAGTTCCAGCCAGACTCACTGACGTCCCTGACGAAGTTGAGCAGGGTACACCTCGCGAACAACCAGCTTGCCGAGGTGCCCGAATGGCTAAGCCGCCTGCCCGAACTCACGGAACTCGGTGTCGACGGAAACGGCTTGACAGCCTTACCCAGCTGGCTCGGCAGCCGAGCAGAGCTGACTAGACTGGGACTCGGCCGCAATAAGCTCGCGAAGCTGCCGGAGTGGCTGGGTACGCTGACCAACCTCACCAGACTAGACCTGGACGGGAATGAGATCGCGGCACTGCCCGACTGCTTAGGCTTGCTGACCAAACTCAGCCATCTTCGTCTCTCTGAGAATCTGCTCGCGTCTTTGCCAGACTGGCTGGGAACTCTCACCGAGCTGACCTCGCTCAACCTTGACCGCAACCAACTCACCGAATTGCCGGACAGCCTCGCCGGACTGACCGGACTGACTTCGCTCCAGCTGAGTGACAACAAATTTACCGTGCTGCCCGAATGGCTGGGCGAATTCACTGGCATAGCTACGCTGCACCTCGACGGTTGCGAGCTGGACACCGTACCGGAGTGGCTCGCAAACCTGTCAGGAATCGAAACGCTGGCGCTGGATAATAACCTCCTCACCACGGTGCCAATATGGTTAGGCAACCTCACGAAGTTGAGCTATCTGTGGCTCGGCGCAAACCACATTGACAGCCTTCCGGACAGCTTTTGCAACCTGACTAATTTGTCCTATTTCGCAGTCCACAAGAATCGTCTCACTTCCTTACCTGAGAGAACTGGAGACCTCGTCGGACTGACACATCTGTTGGCATACGGAAACCAGATCAGCACTCTCCCCGACAGCCTCAACAGACTGAGCGAACTGGTCAAGATCGATCTTGACGGAAATCAGCTTACCGTTCTACCAGAAACTCTGGGCGAGTTACCCAGCTTGACACAATTACTCATCAGTGACAATAAGATCGCTGTTCTGCCGAGCTGCCTGACAAACCTTGCGAAGCTGGAAACCCTTGCGGTTGACGGTAATCCGCTGGTAAGTCCACCACCGGAGATCGCGGCGAGCGGCTCGGCGCCGGTCATATCGTTCCTGCGCGCCAGAGAAGAAGGCAGCTCCGCGCAATGGGTGTCGAAACTGCTCGTTGTCGGCGAGGGTGGTGTCGGCAAAACCTCGCTGGTCAAGGCGCTCGCCGGGGAACCCTACGATCCCGACGAGCTGTCGACACACGGCCTTCGTATCGAACACCTCGACCTCGACCACCCCAGCCAGCCGGTGCAGATGCGGCTCAGCGCCTGGGATTTCGGCGGCCAGGAGATCTACCACGCGACACACCAATTCTTCCTCACCAACCGTTCGCTGTTTCTCCTGCTCTGGAACTCGCGACTCGGCTGGGAACAAGGCAAAATCCGCTACTGGCTGGACATCATCTCCGCGCGAGCCCCGGAGTCGCCGATCCTTCTGGTGGCCACGCACGTGCACGATCGGCCCGTCGACCTGCCACTCGACGAACTCCGTGACGAGTACCCGATGATCGTCGACAGCGTCTCGGTGGACAACGCGACCAGGCACGCTCTTGACGACCTGCGAACACGGCTGGCCTGCCAAGCGGCTCAGCTTCCGCTGATGGGGTCCGAATGGCCGACCACCTGGCTGGCAGGCGCCGAAGCACTGCGTCAGGCGACCGAAAAGCATGTCACACCCGCCCGGATGTGGCGAATGCTCGCGGAAGCCGGAGTCAGCGACAAGTCGCACCAGCAGTACATCGCCAATGCACTGCACCAACTCGGCGACATCCTGTACTACGCGGATGATCCGGAGCTCGCGCAGACCGTCGTGCTGCGGCCGGAATGGGTCAACGAGTACATCAGCAAGGTACTCGACAGTCACGAAGTGGCTCTCGCGCAAGGACTTCTGACGCGCGATCACCTCGATGAGCTGTGGAGCGACCTCGATGACCGTGGTCTGCGCGACCACTTTCTCGGGATGATGGACAAGTACGACCTCTCCTACCAGATCGAAGGCGGCACGACCGGCGACGTGAGCCTCGTCGTCGAGCGCCTGCCCTGGGATCCGGGCTCATTTCTCGATAAATGGGACGAAATCCGAGGAGACCAGGAGATCCGGGTGCTCTACCGGCTCAACACCATGCCGCCTGGCATCCCGACCTGGTTCATCGCCAGAACCCACCGGTTTAGCACGCAGACCCAGTGGCGGACCGGCGCGGTGCTCAAGCACACCGATGGCAGGCATCGAGCGCTGATCAGGGCCAACCGGCACCGCAGCACCGTGGAACTGGCAGTGCGGGGCCCATCACCCGCCGCCTTCTTTTCCATCCTAGATGATGGCCTGAACCGGACGCTGGAACGGTTTCCCGGGCTCGACATCACCCGTCAAGTCCCTTGCCCCTGCCAGAACGCGTCGGGCGAACCCTGTGCGGAGCTCTACGACTATCGCGACCTGCACCGCAGATTGGAACGCACGCCGCCGCGCCACGAGATCGAGTGTCGGAAGTCCGGCGAATACGTCGACGTGCCCAGTCTGCTGCTCGGACTCGCGCCCTCAGACCGCGACGCGACCCGGATCGGGCTTCAGCGGATCGCGAAAACGCTGGAGCAGATGGACGGGAAACTCGCCGAGCAAACCGAGTACGCCCAGCGCATGTTCCTCAAACTGCAACGCCTGGCTCAACTGCAACAGGAAACCCGCTGTCCCAGCGTTTTCGCCATTGTCCCGGCAGGCCGCCGACGCCTTGGTAACGGTCAGTACGAACTGCGCCTGTACTGCGAGGAACCCGGTTCCTGGCACCGGCTGCCAGAAGAAGACGGGTGTTATGCGATCTCCCAGCCCGCCGAATGGCTCCGCAGATTCGGGCCCTACCTGCAGCATTTACTCAAAGTGCTCAAACACGCGGCGCCGCTGGCTGGTCCGGTGCTCGGCATGAGCGTGGGCGTGCTCGATCAGCACCTCAAATCCGACTGTGACCTGATGAAGGAACTGGTCGCTCAAACCCCCTCCCAGCTCCGGCACGACGACGAGCTCGACGGGATAGATCCGTCCGGCCTGCCCGCCGCACGCGCGACAAACGACGCCGACTTCCGGGCGCTGGAGGTCATGCTGACCGGCTTGGACGCCGAACGGGTTTGGGGCGGACTCTCCCGGACAGCTACCCCGGAAGGTCTCACTCTGTACCTGTGCGCCGATCATGTGACCGCCTACCGACGCGTCTAG
- a CDS encoding substrate-binding domain-containing protein, translated as MKVPDRDRAPLRFAVLTSVTGGLVLAGILAMLRSDVLIAKVPAWTVLVAGVLATVSLLRWVPWTRRTRRAFLVTSAFRQKYWLAGLVQCLHRTLDRANIDLVLKVPDRDYDSAAQAHHLRRILAARKGYIGGVIVATEVDRLRPDLVEFCSELMLPVVFTDIEPFDDEGHYPGNAAFVGYLSSDIGTLAGRWLATHLRKGDRQRPHVLIVASGQHQARQRRCAAVLQAELPGVSITIDDTCAFHRVRAHDAVLSHLRLLASQQGRLDAVFCTNDEMALGAIDALRTITSPTTTDTVVIGVDGTSETRTLIDAGTSPLRATVVQDSHRLAESVVDVLEKMHQRRKTTKRTILDLEVYGDCSKIGVFGPTRRAEVRRDGHCE; from the coding sequence ATGAAGGTGCCGGACCGCGATCGCGCTCCGCTACGGTTCGCCGTCCTGACCTCGGTTACCGGTGGTCTTGTTCTCGCCGGGATCCTGGCGATGCTCCGTAGCGATGTGCTGATCGCGAAGGTGCCCGCGTGGACCGTTCTGGTTGCAGGCGTGCTGGCCACGGTTTCGCTGCTGCGGTGGGTGCCGTGGACTAGGCGCACGCGTCGGGCATTCCTGGTGACGTCGGCATTCAGGCAGAAGTACTGGCTTGCGGGCTTGGTACAATGCCTGCACCGCACGCTGGACCGCGCCAACATCGACCTGGTGCTGAAGGTGCCCGACCGGGACTACGACTCGGCCGCGCAGGCGCATCACCTGCGCAGGATTCTGGCCGCGCGCAAGGGTTACATCGGCGGGGTCATCGTCGCCACCGAAGTAGACCGTCTCCGGCCGGATCTGGTCGAGTTCTGCTCCGAACTGATGTTGCCGGTGGTTTTCACCGACATCGAACCGTTCGACGATGAGGGCCACTACCCGGGCAACGCCGCCTTCGTCGGCTACCTCAGTTCGGACATCGGGACCCTCGCGGGCCGGTGGCTGGCGACACACCTGCGCAAGGGCGACAGGCAACGGCCACACGTGCTGATCGTGGCCAGCGGGCAACATCAGGCCCGGCAACGCCGGTGCGCGGCTGTCCTGCAGGCCGAGTTGCCCGGCGTGTCGATCACCATCGACGACACCTGCGCCTTCCATCGCGTACGCGCCCACGACGCTGTGCTCTCCCACCTTCGTCTGCTCGCCTCGCAGCAAGGTCGTCTGGATGCCGTGTTCTGCACCAACGACGAAATGGCACTGGGCGCTATCGACGCCCTCCGAACGATCACTTCCCCTACCACGACAGACACCGTGGTCATCGGCGTGGACGGAACCAGCGAGACAAGGACCCTGATCGACGCCGGCACGAGCCCTCTGCGAGCCACCGTCGTTCAGGACTCCCACCGCCTTGCCGAGAGTGTCGTCGATGTTCTGGAGAAAATGCACCAGCGCCGCAAGACGACAAAACGCACCATCCTGGACCTGGAGGTCTACGGGGACTGTTCCAAGATCGGTGTTTTCGGCCCGACACGCCGGGCTGAGGTCCGGCGGGATGGGCACTGTGAGTGA
- a CDS encoding IS5 family transposase (programmed frameshift) — translation MVDRLSLRLVPDELWELVKPLIPAFTPRPQGGGTAPLDPRQVFTAIVYVLTSGCAWRDLPPSFGVPFQTAHRRFAQWTEAGLWRELHRVLLDELGSRGLLDWSRAIVDGASVRAKKGGSLTGPSPVDRGKPGSKIHVLSDRAGLPLTIAISAANTHDSLALKPLVMAIPAVKSHRGPRRRKPAKLHADKAYDQPALRHWVRDRGITVRIARKGIESADKLGKHRWVIERTMAWLTGYRRLTLRYERKAEHFLAFLTLGAALTCHKKLRKLTT, via the exons GTGGTTGATCGGTTGTCTTTGCGTCTTGTGCCGGATGAGCTGTGGGAACTGGTGAAGCCGTTGATCCCCGCGTTCACACCGCGTCCGCAGGGTGGTGGGACCGCGCCGTTGGATCCGCGGCAGGTGTTCACGGCGATCGTGTACGTGCTGACCAGCGGATGTGCTTGGCGGGATCTGCCGCCGTCGTTCGGCGTGCCCTTCCAGACCGCGCACCGCCGGTTCGCGCAATGGACAGAGGCCGGGCTATGGCGCGAGCTCCATCGTGTACTGCTTGACGAACTGGGCAGCCGGGGCTTGCTCGACTGGAGTCGTGCGATCGTGGACGGCGCCTCCGTCCGCGCGA AAAAAGGGGGATCTCTGACCGGCCCCAGCCCGGTCGACCGAGGTAAACCCGGCTCGAAAATCCACGTCCTGTCCGACCGTGCCGGCCTGCCGCTCACGATCGCGATCTCCGCCGCGAACACCCACGACTCGCTCGCGCTCAAACCCCTGGTGATGGCGATCCCCGCGGTCAAGTCCCACCGAGGCCCGCGACGCCGCAAGCCCGCCAAGCTGCACGCCGACAAGGCCTACGACCAGCCCGCGCTCCGACACTGGGTCCGCGACCGCGGCATCACAGTCCGCATCGCCCGCAAAGGCATCGAATCCGCGGACAAACTCGGCAAACACCGCTGGGTGATCGAGCGAACCATGGCCTGGCTCACCGGATACCGCCGCCTCACCCTGCGCTACGAACGCAAAGCCGAACACTTCCTCGCCTTCCTTACCCTCGGAGCCGCCCTCACCTGCCACAAGAAACTCCGAAAGCTCACCACGTAA
- a CDS encoding TetR/AcrR family transcriptional regulator, giving the protein MSGYLDNHSGHVSASAEAGGSRRADAQRNRERILQAAHDLAHEPGELKLNAVAKACGIGQGTLYRHFPTREDLLVEVYRHEVEELVAAAPRLLTTHQPLDALAAWFDRVAAYARVKRDVFAAVEAATWRDLAAHSLGPIGEAVELLLASGRSAGSVRADAEARDVIVLISWLSRLDDAELDARGPRLLSILVDGLHTQRP; this is encoded by the coding sequence ATGTCCGGTTACCTCGACAACCATAGCGGACACGTGTCCGCTTCCGCTGAAGCCGGTGGATCGCGGCGCGCGGACGCACAGCGCAACCGCGAACGGATCCTTCAAGCCGCACACGATCTCGCGCACGAGCCGGGAGAGCTGAAGCTCAACGCAGTCGCGAAGGCCTGCGGTATCGGGCAGGGCACGCTGTACCGGCACTTCCCGACACGTGAGGACCTCCTCGTCGAGGTGTACCGCCATGAAGTGGAAGAGCTGGTTGCCGCGGCTCCGCGGCTGCTGACGACTCACCAGCCGCTGGATGCGTTGGCGGCGTGGTTCGACCGGGTGGCCGCCTACGCCCGGGTCAAGCGCGATGTGTTCGCCGCCGTCGAGGCGGCGACGTGGCGTGACCTCGCCGCCCACAGCCTCGGCCCGATCGGTGAGGCGGTGGAACTGCTCCTGGCTTCCGGTCGCTCGGCCGGCAGCGTCCGCGCCGACGCCGAAGCCCGCGACGTCATCGTGCTCATCAGCTGGTTGTCGCGGTTGGACGACGCCGAACTCGACGCGCGAGGGCCGCGATTGCTGTCGATCCTCGTCGACGGTCTCCACACACAGCGCCCCTGA
- a CDS encoding IS256 family transposase, with product MTSELVSPRKRESKPARELSPEQAAAAAMVAEAKARGLALTGPDGLLKLFTKNVLETALNEEMTEHLGHEKNQADPDRESTNVRNGSRPKTVVSDAAGEVGINVPRDRESTFEPQIVKKRQRRLTEVDEIVLSLYAKGMTTGDISAHFAEIYGSSVSKETISRITDKVVAEMNDWASRPLDPVYVAVFIDAIHVKVRDGQVANRPVYAAIGVTVDGRKDVLGLWMGVGGEGAKFWMSVLIDLKNRGIRDVFFLVCDGLKGLPDVVANVWPQAIVQTCIVHLIRNTFRLVSRRGWDAVKRDIKPIYTAPSPHAAAAALDEFEEKWGAKHAAVIRLWRNAWDEFTPFLDYDVEIRTMICSTNAIESLNARYRRAIRARGHFPTEQAAMKCLYLVTRSLDPTGTGRARWTMRWKPVINAFAITFGDRWPGAETY from the coding sequence ATGACATCGGAGCTTGTGAGTCCACGTAAGCGTGAGTCCAAGCCGGCGCGGGAGCTGTCGCCGGAGCAGGCCGCCGCGGCGGCGATGGTGGCTGAGGCGAAGGCTCGCGGGCTGGCGCTGACCGGCCCGGACGGGTTGCTGAAGCTGTTCACCAAGAACGTGCTGGAAACGGCACTGAACGAGGAAATGACCGAGCATCTGGGGCATGAGAAGAACCAGGCCGACCCGGATCGTGAGTCGACGAACGTGCGCAACGGCTCCCGGCCGAAAACGGTGGTCTCGGATGCGGCGGGCGAGGTCGGGATCAACGTTCCGCGGGACCGGGAGAGCACGTTCGAACCGCAGATCGTGAAGAAGCGGCAGCGTCGGCTGACCGAGGTGGACGAGATTGTGCTGTCGCTATATGCGAAGGGAATGACGACCGGGGATATCTCGGCGCATTTCGCCGAAATCTACGGGTCCTCGGTCAGCAAGGAAACGATCTCGCGGATCACCGACAAGGTCGTCGCCGAAATGAACGACTGGGCCAGCCGCCCGCTCGACCCGGTGTACGTCGCTGTGTTCATCGACGCGATCCACGTCAAGGTCCGCGACGGGCAGGTCGCCAACCGGCCCGTCTACGCCGCCATCGGCGTCACCGTGGACGGCCGCAAGGACGTCCTGGGCCTGTGGATGGGCGTCGGCGGCGAGGGCGCGAAGTTCTGGATGAGCGTGCTGATCGACCTGAAGAACCGCGGCATCCGGGATGTGTTCTTCCTCGTCTGCGACGGCCTCAAAGGCCTGCCCGACGTCGTGGCGAACGTCTGGCCGCAGGCCATTGTGCAAACCTGTATCGTCCACCTGATCCGCAACACCTTCCGGCTCGTTTCCCGCCGGGGCTGGGACGCGGTGAAACGCGACATCAAACCCATCTACACCGCACCCAGCCCGCACGCTGCGGCGGCCGCTCTGGACGAATTCGAAGAGAAATGGGGCGCGAAGCATGCAGCGGTGATTCGTTTATGGCGCAACGCTTGGGATGAGTTCACGCCGTTCCTCGACTACGACGTCGAGATCCGGACGATGATCTGCTCCACGAACGCGATCGAGTCGCTGAACGCCCGTTATCGGCGGGCGATCCGTGCACGTGGACATTTCCCGACCGAGCAGGCCGCGATGAAGTGCCTGTACCTTGTGACCCGCAGCCTGGACCCGACCGGGACAGGCCGCGCTCGATGGACGATGCGTTGGAAGCCAGTGATCAACGCTTTCGCCATCACATTCGGTGACCGCTGGCCGGGAGCCGAGACCTACTGA